In Melanotaenia boesemani isolate fMelBoe1 chromosome 18, fMelBoe1.pri, whole genome shotgun sequence, the following proteins share a genomic window:
- the zgc:112982 gene encoding BCLAF1 and THRAP3 family member 3 isoform X2 has product MYPEGQRRSPFPDDYQFRHQHHPDQGEFYHRRSPPHHDGMHYKKQRLSPLDDGGFDMERERRGFREHSQRFEKRGVMSQSPPQMTRGFPSTQRSHSDHRQREMGPSWRREGPDRGQGRFRDFTPSMRSGEHRAGDRERGRRTPQGPDRGRQRENPHHERGPPFKRPRREMDSADHFGYRDEEDFGGKGFSVDTPRGGFKGGTRGNLTRGGIRHSGPLDIDHGRGITDSREPSQWEPFEDRRRHYPEFDRHRSPRSMDSLQERFRPSDSRLDDREGTLDYHFKDDLGDPNYHETRRNSAPQDRPNTTKYGNGDGPMNHRGRGGVRRRYDQGRGGRIEHPRNQPRVQQSSQGYQDLPCEEQRPEHRPFRDDFGESFEEESNWEEKGRLQQWKQNRSGSLDRQRDDLNPKMSRQREHGWNSQKPDNMTVVTEETLTIKVDMSRPANQNSLLCYSSDRQLSLDLVNVGRQRLDFLPMLEHSGTYQETAMHTGTFAQEIITLVHLVKEQYFRGDGVTLNERFSAPQGGGYSEGEPEEMTLSQRFSSNRGFSLNMESLLDDDDEPLFSRMGPMQGLRKQPLRGPGDLRHDLERRRQEKLEGVQVTIPGNSLPQSSMEPVSESDRLSPMDHEGFSNWSRGQNRRREGNFGPRGGPSNRLNMGPQRRNSRFGNQRHDMHSSPTGPTW; this is encoded by the exons ATGTACCCAGAAGGCCAGAGAAGATCTCCTTTCCCAGATGACTATCAGTTTCGGCATCAGCATCATCCAGACCAGGGGGAGTTCTACCACCGGAGGTCACCACCCCATCATGATGGGATGCACTATAAAAAACAAAGGCTTTCTCCTCTGGATGATGGAGGGTTTGacatggagagagagagacgagGTTTTAGAGAACACTCTCAGAGGTTTGAAAAAAGAGGAGTCATGTCCCAGTCGCCTCCGCAAATGACGAGAGGATTCCCGTCGACTCAGAGGTCTCACTCAGACCACCGACAGAGAGAGATGGGACCAAGCTGGAGGAGAGAAGGACCGGACAGAGGTCAGGGGAGGTTCAGAGACTTTACCCCTAGTATGAGGTCAGGTGAACACAGAGCTGGTGACAGGGAAAGAGGAAGAAGGACCCCACAGGGTCCTGATAGAGGCAGGCAAAGGGAGAACCCACACCATGAGAGAGGACCCCCTTTTAAAAGGCCAAGAAGAGAAATGGATAGCGCCGATCATTTTGG GTACAGGGATGAGGAGGACTTTGGGGGAAAGGGTTTCTCAGTGGACACACCCAGAGGTGGGTTTAAAGGAGGCACTCGGGGGAACTTAACCCGAGGAGGCATTCGGCACTCAGGCCCACTTGACATTGATCATGGTCGTGGCATCACAGACAGCAGAGAACCTTCACAATGGGAACCGTTTGAGGATCGCAGACGCCATTACCCTGAATTTGATAGGCACAGGAGTCCCCGTTCAATGGATTCTCTTCAGGAGCGTTTTCGGCCATCAGACAGCAGGTTGGATGACCGAGAAGGAACGCTGGATTACCATTTTAAAGATGATTTAGGGGACCCCAACTATCATGAAACAAGAAGGAACTCAGCGCCGCAGGACAGACCAAATACCACGAAATATGGCAATGGGGATGGTCCCATGAACCACAGGGGGAGGGGTGGTGTAAGAAGGAGGTACGACCAAGGTCGGGGTGGAAGGATTGAGCACCCCAGGAATCAACCACGTGTACAGCAGTCCTCCCAGGGATACCAGGATCTCCCTTGTGAAGAGCAGAGGCCAGAACACCGACCTTTCAGGGATGACTTTGGAGAGTCCTTTGAAGAGGAGTCTAACTGGGAGGAAAAAGGCAGACTTCAGCAGTGGAAACAGAACAGGTCTGGAAGTTTGGACCGACAAAGAGATGACTTGAACCCTAAAATGTCCCGTCAGAGGGAACACGGATGGAACAGTCAGAAACCTGACAATATGACCGTTGTTACAGAGGAAACACTAACCATCAAAGTGGACATGAGTCGACCTGCAAACCAAAACAG CCTGCTGTGTTACTCCTCAGACAGACAACTCTCTTTGGACCTGGTCAACGTGGGCCGGCAGCGTCTGGACTTCCTGCCCATGCTGGAGCACTCGGGGACATACCAGGAGACCGCCATGCACACTGGGACGTTTGCCCAGGAAATCATCACACTGGTGCATCTTGTCAAAG AACAATATTTCAGAGGTGATGGAGTCACCCTGAATGAACGTTTCTCAGCTCCACAAGGTGGAGGTTACTCTGAGGGAGAGCCGGAGGAGATGACGTTGAGCCAGAGATTCAGTTCAAACAG AGGCTTCAGTTTAAATATGGAGTCGTtactggatgatgatgatgaaccgCTCTTCTCACGAATGGGACCGATGCAG GGTTTGCGCAAGCAGCCACTGCGAGGTCCTGGAGACCTGAGACACGACCTGGAGAGGAGGCgacaggagaagctggagggaGTTCAAGTTACCATACCAGGAAACAGCCTCCCCCAAAGCTCCATGGAGCCCGTCAG TGAGTCGGATCGGTTGTCTCCGATGGACCATGAAGGATTTTCCAACTGGTCAAGAGGCCAAAAcaggagaagagaaggaaacTTT GGACCACGGGGAGGCCCttcaaacaggctgaacatggGCCCTCAGCGCAGGAACAGCCGCTTTGGTAATCAGCGACACGACATGCACAGCAGTCCGACAG GTCCTACTTGGTGA
- the zgc:112982 gene encoding BCLAF1 and THRAP3 family member 3 isoform X1, with translation MSRSRSRSPRFRKYPWEEPDFDTHKVLAELDRNPQERSHRFREGPKEPGDSFNDMYPEGQRRSPFPDDYQFRHQHHPDQGEFYHRRSPPHHDGMHYKKQRLSPLDDGGFDMERERRGFREHSQRFEKRGVMSQSPPQMTRGFPSTQRSHSDHRQREMGPSWRREGPDRGQGRFRDFTPSMRSGEHRAGDRERGRRTPQGPDRGRQRENPHHERGPPFKRPRREMDSADHFGYRDEEDFGGKGFSVDTPRGGFKGGTRGNLTRGGIRHSGPLDIDHGRGITDSREPSQWEPFEDRRRHYPEFDRHRSPRSMDSLQERFRPSDSRLDDREGTLDYHFKDDLGDPNYHETRRNSAPQDRPNTTKYGNGDGPMNHRGRGGVRRRYDQGRGGRIEHPRNQPRVQQSSQGYQDLPCEEQRPEHRPFRDDFGESFEEESNWEEKGRLQQWKQNRSGSLDRQRDDLNPKMSRQREHGWNSQKPDNMTVVTEETLTIKVDMSRPANQNSLLCYSSDRQLSLDLVNVGRQRLDFLPMLEHSGTYQETAMHTGTFAQEIITLVHLVKEQYFRGDGVTLNERFSAPQGGGYSEGEPEEMTLSQRFSSNRGFSLNMESLLDDDDEPLFSRMGPMQGLRKQPLRGPGDLRHDLERRRQEKLEGVQVTIPGNSLPQSSMEPVSESDRLSPMDHEGFSNWSRGQNRRREGNFGPRGGPSNRLNMGPQRRNSRFGNQRHDMHSSPTGPTW, from the exons ATGTCAAGATCAAGGTCCAGATCACCTCGTTTCAG AAAGTACCCATGGGAAGAACCTGACTTTGATACTCACAAAGTTCTTGCAGAACTGGATAGGAATCCACAGGAGAGAAGCCATCGCTTCAGAGAAGGTCCCAAAGAACCTGGGGACTCTTTCAACGATATGTACCCAGAAGGCCAGAGAAGATCTCCTTTCCCAGATGACTATCAGTTTCGGCATCAGCATCATCCAGACCAGGGGGAGTTCTACCACCGGAGGTCACCACCCCATCATGATGGGATGCACTATAAAAAACAAAGGCTTTCTCCTCTGGATGATGGAGGGTTTGacatggagagagagagacgagGTTTTAGAGAACACTCTCAGAGGTTTGAAAAAAGAGGAGTCATGTCCCAGTCGCCTCCGCAAATGACGAGAGGATTCCCGTCGACTCAGAGGTCTCACTCAGACCACCGACAGAGAGAGATGGGACCAAGCTGGAGGAGAGAAGGACCGGACAGAGGTCAGGGGAGGTTCAGAGACTTTACCCCTAGTATGAGGTCAGGTGAACACAGAGCTGGTGACAGGGAAAGAGGAAGAAGGACCCCACAGGGTCCTGATAGAGGCAGGCAAAGGGAGAACCCACACCATGAGAGAGGACCCCCTTTTAAAAGGCCAAGAAGAGAAATGGATAGCGCCGATCATTTTGG GTACAGGGATGAGGAGGACTTTGGGGGAAAGGGTTTCTCAGTGGACACACCCAGAGGTGGGTTTAAAGGAGGCACTCGGGGGAACTTAACCCGAGGAGGCATTCGGCACTCAGGCCCACTTGACATTGATCATGGTCGTGGCATCACAGACAGCAGAGAACCTTCACAATGGGAACCGTTTGAGGATCGCAGACGCCATTACCCTGAATTTGATAGGCACAGGAGTCCCCGTTCAATGGATTCTCTTCAGGAGCGTTTTCGGCCATCAGACAGCAGGTTGGATGACCGAGAAGGAACGCTGGATTACCATTTTAAAGATGATTTAGGGGACCCCAACTATCATGAAACAAGAAGGAACTCAGCGCCGCAGGACAGACCAAATACCACGAAATATGGCAATGGGGATGGTCCCATGAACCACAGGGGGAGGGGTGGTGTAAGAAGGAGGTACGACCAAGGTCGGGGTGGAAGGATTGAGCACCCCAGGAATCAACCACGTGTACAGCAGTCCTCCCAGGGATACCAGGATCTCCCTTGTGAAGAGCAGAGGCCAGAACACCGACCTTTCAGGGATGACTTTGGAGAGTCCTTTGAAGAGGAGTCTAACTGGGAGGAAAAAGGCAGACTTCAGCAGTGGAAACAGAACAGGTCTGGAAGTTTGGACCGACAAAGAGATGACTTGAACCCTAAAATGTCCCGTCAGAGGGAACACGGATGGAACAGTCAGAAACCTGACAATATGACCGTTGTTACAGAGGAAACACTAACCATCAAAGTGGACATGAGTCGACCTGCAAACCAAAACAG CCTGCTGTGTTACTCCTCAGACAGACAACTCTCTTTGGACCTGGTCAACGTGGGCCGGCAGCGTCTGGACTTCCTGCCCATGCTGGAGCACTCGGGGACATACCAGGAGACCGCCATGCACACTGGGACGTTTGCCCAGGAAATCATCACACTGGTGCATCTTGTCAAAG AACAATATTTCAGAGGTGATGGAGTCACCCTGAATGAACGTTTCTCAGCTCCACAAGGTGGAGGTTACTCTGAGGGAGAGCCGGAGGAGATGACGTTGAGCCAGAGATTCAGTTCAAACAG AGGCTTCAGTTTAAATATGGAGTCGTtactggatgatgatgatgaaccgCTCTTCTCACGAATGGGACCGATGCAG GGTTTGCGCAAGCAGCCACTGCGAGGTCCTGGAGACCTGAGACACGACCTGGAGAGGAGGCgacaggagaagctggagggaGTTCAAGTTACCATACCAGGAAACAGCCTCCCCCAAAGCTCCATGGAGCCCGTCAG TGAGTCGGATCGGTTGTCTCCGATGGACCATGAAGGATTTTCCAACTGGTCAAGAGGCCAAAAcaggagaagagaaggaaacTTT GGACCACGGGGAGGCCCttcaaacaggctgaacatggGCCCTCAGCGCAGGAACAGCCGCTTTGGTAATCAGCGACACGACATGCACAGCAGTCCGACAG GTCCTACTTGGTGA